The following are encoded in a window of Panicum virgatum strain AP13 chromosome 5N, P.virgatum_v5, whole genome shotgun sequence genomic DNA:
- the LOC120672320 gene encoding glyoxysomal fatty acid beta-oxidation multifunctional protein MFP-a-like produces the protein MAAKGRTELEVGADGVAVITICNPPVNSLSVDVLYSLKESYEEALRRNDVKAIVVTGKGGKFSGGFDISSFGGVQGGKTLQPKVGYIAIDILTDTLEAATKPSVAAIDGLALGGGLEVAMACHARIATPMAQLGLPELQLGIIPGFGGTQRLPHLVGLTKSLEMMLLSKPIKGGEAHELGLVDALVSPNDLVNTARQWTLDIYELRRPWIKSLYKTDKLEPLGEAREILKFARAQAQKQAANLHHPLVCIDVIEEGIVAGPRAGLWKEATAFQDLLFSDTCKSLVHVFFSQRATSKIPGATDLGLMPRKISKVAILGGGLMGSGIATAMILSNYPVILKEVNEKFLNAGIDRIKANLQSRVRKGKMTDERYEKAMSLVTGVLDYEHFKDVDLVIEAVIENVKLKQQIFSDLDKYCPSHCILATNTSTIDLNRIGEKTKSQDHIVGAHFFSPAHVMPLLEIVRTQHTSPQVVVDLLDVGKKIKKTPIVVGNCTGFAVNRMFFPYTQSALFYVDLGMDVYKIDRACTKFGMPMGPFRLADLVGFGVAVATGMQYLENFPERVYKSMLLPLMMEDNRAGEATQKGFYKYEGKRKATPDPEIMKYIEKSRSMAGVTPDPELLKLSEKDIVEMVFFPVINEACRVLDEGIAVKASDLDIASIFGMGFPPYRGGVMYWADSIGAKYIHGKLEEWTNRYGGFFKPCSYLADRAAKGIPLSAPAKKVQARL, from the exons ATGGCGGCAAAGGGGAGGACGGAACTGGAGGTGGGCGCCGACGGCGTCGCCGTCATCACCATCTGCAATCCGCCGGTCAACTCGCTCTCCGTCGACG TCTTATATAGCTTAAAGGAAAGCTATGAAGAAGCCCTTCGGAGAAATGATGTCAAAGCCATTGTTGTTACAG GGAAAGGAGGAAAATTTTCTGGAGGATTTGATATTAGTTCATTCGGTGGTGTTCAGGGAGGCAAAA CGTTGCAACCAAAGGTTGGTTATATAGCAATTGATATCCTCACAGATACCCTAGAAG CTGCAACAAAGCCATCGGTGGCAGCAATAGATGGTCTTGCTCTTGGTGGTGGATTAGAAGTTGCCATG GCATGCCATGCACGTATTGCAACTCCAATGGCTCAGTTAGGTCTTCCAGAACTTCAACTTGGAATTATTCCAGGATTTGGAG GGACACAACGACTCCCACATCTTGTTGGACTGACAAAATCTCTGGAAATGATGTTG CTATCTAAGCCAATCAAGGGTGGTGAGGCACATGAACTGGGTTTGGTTGATGCCTTAGTTTCTCCTAATGATTTGGTGAATACTGCTCGTCAATGGACTTTGGATATATATGAACTTAGAAGGCCATGGATCAAAAGCCTTTACAAGACTGACAAGCTAGAACCTCTTGGAGAGGCTAGGGAAATTCTGAAGTTTGCAAGAGCTCAAGCTCAAAAGCAAGCAGCTAATCTTCACCACCCACTTGTTTGTATTGATGTCATTGAAGAAGGCATTGTTGCAGGACCAAGAGCAGGGCTCTGGAAG GAAGCAACCGCTTTCCAGGACCTGCTTTTTTCAGATACATGTAAAAGCTTGGTCCATGTGTTTTTTTCTCAGAGGGCAACATCAAAG ATTCCAGGTGCTACAGACTTGGGGTTGATGCCTAGGAAAATAAGTAAAGTTGCCATATTAGGTGGTGGACTTATGGGTTCAGGAATTGCAACCGCAATGATATTAAGTAACTATCCTGTGATACTTAAAGAAGTAAATGAAAAGTTTCTAAATGCTGGCATTGACAGAATCAAAG CCAATTTGCAGAGCCGGGTGCGGAAAGGGAAAATGACCGACGAGAGATATGAGAAGGCTATGTCTCTTGTCACAGGTGTCCTTGATTATGAACATTTCAAAGATGTGGACCTAGTTATTGAG GCAGTTATTGAGAATGTGAAGTTGAAGCAGCAAATATTTTCTGACTTGGACAAGTACTGTCCTTCCCATTGTATCCTTGCTACTAACACATCTACGATTGATCTTAATCGAATTGGAGAGAAAACAAAGTCTCAAGATCATATTGTTGGTGCACACTTCTTTAG TCCTGCGCATGTAATGCCACTTCTGGAAATAGTCCGTACCCAGCACACCTCACCACAAGTTGTTGTTGACTTGTTGGATGTCGGGAAGAAGATAAAAAAGACACCGATAGTGGTTGGGAACTGTACTGGCTTTGCAGTTAACAGGATGTTCTTTCCGTACACTCAATCAGCACTCTTCTATGTTGATCTTGGTATGGATGTTTATAAGATTGATCGTGCCTGTACCAAATTCGGAATGCCCATGGGTCCTTTCAG ACTGGCAGACCTGGTTGGATTTGGTGTGGCTGTGGCCACTGGTATGCAATACCTTGAAAATTTCCCAGAGAGGGTCTACAAATCAATGCTACTTCCTCTCATGATGGAGGACAATAGGGCTG GTGAGGCCACGCAAAAGGGATTTTACAAGTATGAGGGAAAGAGGAAGGCCACACCTGATCCTGAAATCATGAAATATATTGAAAAGTCTAGGAGCATGGCAGGAGTTACACCGGATCCTGAG TTGCTGAAGCTAAGTGAGAAAGACATAGTTGAGATGGTGTTTTTCCCGGTGATAAATGAAGCCTGCCGGGTCCTTGATGAGGGTATCGCAGTCAAAGCTTCTGACCTTGACATTGCCTCCATCTTTGGCATGGGATTCCCACCTTACAG GGGAGGTGTTATGTACTGGGCGGATTCCATTGGTGCAAAGTACATTCATGGAAAGTTGGAAGAGTGGACAAACCGATATGGCGGCTTCTTCAAGCCTTGTTCTTACCTTGCTGATAGAGCTGCAAAAGGGATTCCTCTG AGCGCACCGGCAAAGAAAGTTCAGGCTCGGCTATAA